One Vicia villosa cultivar HV-30 ecotype Madison, WI linkage group LG5, Vvil1.0, whole genome shotgun sequence genomic window, aaggcaaagccttcaacacggtcacatatcaacatcacaccgttcaactttatgttatgctatgctatgcggaaACACACAACGAATACGATTTGACAACGAAATAACgacataacaacaacacaacaacggtcacatatcaacatcacaccgttccacTTTAGCCAACGGCTCACATTACAACTTATCAATTCACAGCGTTATATACACAATATCAAAATTTGCTATAATTCACACTATGAGGCTATTCACACAAGAATACACAAAATAATCATATTGGAAATCACAAAATTAATCGCAACAAAAGCATCCAAAACAAAATCACAAATTGCACTCAATTCGCAAAATAATCGCAATATGTCAATATATCAAATAAGCCAAAAACAATTCCAAATCAACAACTAACTCAATTAGATATCATGTTAGTTATCAAAACAATATTGTTAGcttagcaatatattattctcaatttAATTATTCAACTAAAACACAATTTACGGTCAAATTCCCGAGGTGCCGTAATTtatcgataaaccgaataatttattcaagtctaagtattttctaattaaatagacttattgaaattaattctactatcgattaaatcaaacaattaataatcatattatattaattcaattcaatattcTAAATATTTCTACTACTTATCCTTTATATCCTCTTATTATATACTAATATACTATCTATTCCTCATTAGATTTTCTAGTATATATCCCCTTATAATACTATcatatatatgtgtgtatatcTATTACATAACTAATTTATATATATCTCAAAGTAATTGAATACACTAGATTAATCTAAACAGCAAGCCATGGTAAACATTGAAATGTGAAGGAATATTTGGTGGCTGAAGGACATCACTAATAACACTGCTAGACGCCATCAACCACACAGTTCCATTGCCGGTAGCCAAAACTACCAGCCGGACATCACCAAACTACTTGTTGGATGTCCAAGTGCCTTACAGCGGCATCTGTAATGGATCTATAAACCCATTTCCACTCACAAATAGCATATCTCGTACTTAAATATAAGTTTCTACTTTATGGTTCCTACTGTTATATGACTATTATATATATTAGGTAACAATTCATAGAGTAAGAACAGAAGAAACCATTTGCAATttcaaacagaaaataaaaattaacactACACAATAACTAATctataccctaaacccacatataatccatcatattcccatttaggtagtaagaatccccccttaccttggattgagtgcagctctaagaagattcaattggaaattggagaaaaaaatgcactttagagcaacactttgggtctcctcttcaaaccctaacccctcttttctttctctccttcggtttcctcttcttctctctttcagaaacaCTAACTCTCTActacttttatttaaaaaaaaaaactagactatattaattattaattcacAAATGGGCCTAATAAAATATACCCCCTTAATACCTAAAGATGTCATTAAttaagcccaatattatttccacacttaatataaaaataatacttccactaaaactccataaaaataaaattcaattattttaatataccgacttattactcagtgtctcatatttccggcctaaacttaattactcagaaaattcccaaaacgctaaatattaactcattaatatttctaatactaaaaatattaaaattatcgattaaatgtcgatccgctatcccgaactaataccgactaaatcaccccaaaacgcaaaaatttcagaaaacatcacaaatgtctaaattaagcaaataattattttttcggGCGTTACAACTTACACcttcctttgtataacttaccccctgaactcaaagtcttttaaaaaaggtttttttctattcttttagcctttctataaattggataaaataaaagtcggtggcgactctagcttaccgcgacatttttaaaaggtcagttctcccaccgtattacagcaaccttccaaagagagaatcCACCTGTTTTCAAGGGCACTCATGATCTTGATGGAGCATTGACATGGCTAAAGAAGATTGAGAGAATCTTCCGCGTGATGGACTGTACTCCAGatcagaaggttcggtatgggactcatatgttGAGGCCGATGACCGGTGGCTAGAGACTCGTCAAAGGGTGGAGGCTAATGGTGAAGAGATCACTTGGGTTGTGTTTTgtagggagtttttgaggaagtaatTTCCTGAGGACGTCCGTGGAAAGAAGGAAATCGAATTCCTTGAGTTGAGGCAGGGGAATAAGTcggttgtggagtatgctgctaagtttggtgagttgGCTAAGTTCTACCAACATTATGATGGACCAACTGGTGAATTTtcgaagtgcatcaagtttgagaatggattGCACCCAGAAAGTAAGAAGGTGATTAGTTACCATAAGATTCAtgtctttgctgatttggttgatagTTGTCAGATTTATGAGGAagacaacaatgctcattatcaGGTTATTAGTGAGAAGCGAGGCAAGAGTCAACAAGGTCGTGGCAAGCCTTATGATGGTCCAGCTGGTAAGGGGAAGCAAAAAGCTACTGAGGGAAATAGAACTAGTGGGGGAAATTCTCCTGCTGGTAttgtgtgcttcaagtgtggcaaggctGGTCACAAGAGCATTGTGTGTACTGCTGGTACTAAGAGATGTTTTTGTTGTGGTAAGATTGGACATGAAGTGCCTGAATGCAAGCATAAGGAGATGGtctgtttcaactgtggtgaagagggacataATGGAAGCAAGTGTCAGGAGCCCAAGAAGGAGCAAgctagtggaaaggtgtttgccttgtcgggaactcagaccCCTGGTGAGGATGCATTCATCAtaggtacatgtttcattaatagtatTCCTTTAGTTACTATTATTGATATCAATGCTACTCATTACTTTATCTCTGctgattgtgttgaaagattgggtcttgtgttgtctgctatgaacgaagagatggttgtcgatactccgaCTAAGGAATTGGTGactacttctcttgtgtgtttaAAGCGTCTCATATCGATTTTCGATAGAGACTTTGTTGTTGATTTTATTTGCTTGCCATTGAGAGGTTTGGATGTAATCTTAGGTATGAATTGGTTAGAGTATAACCATGTTCATATTAATTGTTATGAcaagtctgtgaggttttctaCTCCTGAAGAGGAAGGTGTTGAGTTGTTGTCGGCTAGACAGTTGCGCATGTTGATGAAATAAGAAGTACAAGTGTTTAATTTGGTTGCATCGACGCCTGTTGAGAATCAAGCTATAATAGACGAGTTGaaggtggtgtgtgaatttcctgatgaaattcctaatgtaccgcctgagagagaagttgagttctatattgatcttgtacctggtactagacccGTGTCAATGGCACCGTATAGGATGCTTGCATCAGAGTTATCTGAATTGAAAaagcaattggaagagttgcttgagaagaagtttgtgagacctagtgtgtctccgtggggagctccagtgttgttggtaCATAAGAAGGATgaaagtatgagactttgtattgattacaggcaattgaataaggtgacaattAAGAACAAGTATGCACTTctaagaattgatgacttgatggatcaattggttggtgctcgtgtgtgtagcaagattgatctgaggtcgggttaccatcagattaaagtgaaagatgaggatatgcagAAGACGGTTTTCTGAACACGTTATGCACATTATGAGTATTATGTAATGCCCTTCGGTGTTAGTAATGCGCCAGGAGTATTTATGTagtacatgaaccgtatttttcatgagtatctggattggttcgtggtggtgttcattgatgatattttaatttactcTAAATTAGAATTAGATCATGCTGAATATTTGAAGTTGgtattgcaagtcttgaaagagaagaagttgtatgctaagttgtccaagtgtgagttttggttgaaagaagttagttttcttggtcatgtcatttctggtgatggcattgTTGTGGATCAGTCTAAAGTAgatgccgtgttgagatgggaaactccaaagtcggctaccgagattcgaagcttCTTGGGATTAGCaggttattatagaaggttcattgaaggtttttctaagttggcacttccgttgacGAAGTTGACTTGCAAGGGTAAGGTTATTGTGTGGGATCTTCAATGTGAGGAGATttttaccgagttgaagaagagattgacgtcggctccgattttgatattgcctaatccggaagaattgtttgtggtttattgtgatgcttctaagatggatTTAGAAGGTGTGCTTATGTAGAATgataaagttgttgcttatgcatcgagacaatTGATAGTTCATGtgaagaactatcctacgcatgattaaGATCTTGTTGCTATTGTGTTTgtattaaagatttggaggcattatctctatggttctagatttgaagtgtttagcgaccataagagtttgaagtatttggtCAATCAGAAGGAGTTCAAATATGAGACAAAAAGGTGGTTAGAgttgttgaaggattatgattttggtttgaattatcatccaggaaaagctaatgttgtggcCGATGCTCTGAGTcgaaagaccttgcatatgtcgacaatgatggttaaggaattggaattgattgagcaattcagagacatgagtttggtatgtgaagtgacacCTAAGAGTGTTAGGTTGGGTATgctgaagattaacaatgattttctgggTAATATCAAGGAAGCTTAGAAGTTAGATGTGAAATTGGTAGATTCGATGGTTATAATCGATCAATCTGAGGATAGTGACTTTAAGTTGGATGCGCAAGGTGTGTTGAGATTCTGTAATCGAATTTGTatcctgatgatgtggatttgaagagagcaattcttgaggaaggtcataggagtaatttgagtattcatccaagagctacaaagatgtaccaagatttgaagaactTGTTTTGGTGGCGTGGAATGAAGCGTGAtatagctcagtttgtgtatgcatgtttgacttgtcagaagtcaaaagtggaacatcagaagcctgcaggaTTAATGCAACCGTTTAAAGTtccggaatggaaatgggatagcatttcaatgTATTTTGTGACGGGTTTACCGAATACCGTGAGAGGttatgattcgatttgggtgatcaTTGATAGGCTTACAAAGTCGGCTCATTTTGTACCTATAAACATCAGATATCCAATTTATAAGTTGGCGGAGATTTATACCAATGTGATTGTTAagctgcatggtattcctttgcgtattgtttcagatagagatccgatgtttacttcagatttttggaaacgTTTGCAAGAGgcattgggttctaagttgaggttgagttcgctGTATCATCCTCAGACACATGGTCAGgcggagaggacgattcagtctttggaggatttgttgagagcttgtattcttgagcagggaggtacgtAGGATACTTATCTTACATTAATCGAGTTCACTTACAACAAttagttaccattctagtattggaatggcgCCTTTCGAAGCATTGTATGGTCAGAGATGTAGGACTccattgtgttggcatgaatctgtTGAGAGTGTAGtgcttggacctgagattgtttGAGAGACTACCGAGAAAGTTAAGTTgattcgtgagaagatgaagacttctcaatgtaggcagaagagttatcatgacaagagaaggaaagatttggaatttcaGACAAGTGAcatgtgtttttgagagtcaCGCCGGTGACCGATGTGGGGCGAGCATTGAAatctaagaagctcactcctcgttttattggaccgtatcagatttcaAAGAAGGTTGGAAATGTGGCGTAtagggtggcgttaccgccaaatcttttgaatttgcatgacgtgtttcatgtgttgTAACTTTGGAAGTATATTTTTGATCCTtctcatgtgattcatatggatgaAGTGCAAGtacgggataatctcacggtgaaTACTATGCCGGTAAGGATTGAGGATTGCGAGGCGAAGACGCTTAGaggcaaagagattgctttgggGATGGTAGTTTGGTCGGGAGCTATCGGAGAGAGTTTGACGTTGGAGTTGGAAATCAAGATGCGAgagtcg contains:
- the LOC131604694 gene encoding uncharacterized protein LOC131604694; the protein is MDCTPDQKDVRGKKEIEFLELRQGNKSVVEYAAKFGELAKFYQHYDGPTGEFSKCIKFENGLHPESKKVISYHKIHVFADLVDSCQIYEEDNNAHYQVISEKRGKSQQGRGKPYDGPAGKGKQKATEGNRTSGGNSPAGIVCFKCGKAGHKSIVCTAGTKRCFCCGKIGHEVPECKHKEMVCFNCGEEGHNGSKCQEPKKEQASGKVFALSGTQTPGEDAFIIEMVVDTPTKELVTTSLVCLKRLISIFDRDFVVDFICLPLRGLDVILGMNWLEYNHVHINCYDKSVRFSTPEEEGVELLSARQLRMLMK